In Dermacentor variabilis isolate Ectoservices chromosome 7, ASM5094787v1, whole genome shotgun sequence, a genomic segment contains:
- the LOC142587592 gene encoding uncharacterized protein LOC142587592, producing the protein MTGGSVFILICFGCVHGGTTASETSSAVVRSRTNPRLAGDHPDKTAWAVHPILPHKYANVGDTGDKRFGMAIQKLNPYQGLRNTKVSPQANSLAGWEATPSTASTARQDTREPASSGTTHLISTRLTQSNAVYHPSNHTRTQPERTYMPDTVVQPPHLNPQKGMLRQSVCIKTCICGCEKNFCKRRACSSFPMTDSSTCTAYCRSVCAHECSEANLKPNANKGNAKNLRKRSERSRRVHDSAKTRHIEHPSEAVQLHGPILRRLLENKNDSFTPVNTKVTKEVAANPPPKEPTAPVLTTGHKKNTESTTRAATPMTTKSTKRTSPVTISSSTLASSPPPKVIRFLVCDQPCICACERTFCTRSKCSSIQEGDQTVCSKYCWSVCYDECRKTGLKPS; encoded by the exons ATGACTGGCGGATCAG TTTTCATCCTGATCTGCTTTGGGTGCGTTCACGGGGGCACAACAGCCTCGGAGACGAGCTCCGCAGTGGTCCGATCGCGCACTAACCCCAGGCTTGCAGGAGATCATCCAGATAAGACAGCATGGGCAGTTCACCCCATTTTACCACACAAATACGCAAACGTTGGAGACACCGGCGATAAAAGATTTGGAATGGCTATTCAGAAGCTAAATCCCTACCAAGGATTGCGCAATACGAAAGTTTCACCACAAGCCAACTCCCTAGCTGGATGGGAGGCGACCCCGTCAACCGCGTCAACCGCTCGCCAAGATACCAGGGAACCGGCGTCATCCGGCACCACACATTTGATCAGTACTCGGCTCACGCAGAGCAACGCTGTCTATCATCCTTCAAACCATACGCGAACACAACCTGAACGAACATACATGCCCGACACCGTGGTGCAGCCTCCTCATCTCAATCCCCAAAAAGGAATGCTTAGACAATCCGTCTGCATTAAGACCTGCATCTGCGGGTGCGAGAAGAATTTCTGCAAGCGAAGGGCGTGCTCATCGTTCCCGATGACGGACTCGAGTACTTGCACAGCATACTGCCGCAGTGTGTGTGCACATGAGTGCTCGGAAGCCAACCTAAAACCGAACGCGAACAAAGGTAATGCCAAGAATCTAAGGAAGCGCTCGGAAAGGAGCAGGCGCGTACACGACAGCGCCAAGACACGCCACATAGAGCACCCTTCCGAAGCAGTTCAGCTTCACGGCCCAATATTGCGAAGGTTGCTCGAGAATAAGAATGACTCTTTCACGCCGGTTAATACAAAGGTAACGAAAGAAGTGGCTGCAAATCCTCCACCGAAAGAGCCCACTGCACCTGTGCTGACAACTGGTCACAAGAAGAACACTGAGTCTACGACGCGCGCAGCTACTCCAATGACAACCAAGTCAACCAAAAGAACTTCGCCGGTCACCATTAGCTCAAGCACCCTTGCCAGTAGCCCACCGCCAAAAGTTATCCGATTTCTGGTGTGCGACCAGCCATGCATCTGCGCCTGCGAAAGAACCTTTTGTACTCGAAGCAAATGTTCTTCTATTCAGGAAGGGGATCAGACCGTGTGTAGCAAGTATTGTTGGAGCGTGTGCTACGATGAGTGCCGAAAGACGGGCTTGAAGCCTTCTTGA